From a single Stomoxys calcitrans chromosome 4, idStoCalc2.1, whole genome shotgun sequence genomic region:
- the LOC106095866 gene encoding gamma-aminobutyric acid receptor subunit alpha-2 gives MFICKRPLLILWCVIVLVGFLKLHCHGIPTTTWISLEQNWTNSNGIEASINTNDNEESSEENKRGYVDAGTFRKRRFPGDYSTTQRSTVFQSSPNKNGTDPINMRKRTASTDMLSRNISMLLENLLKSYEQSQLPTHGQGVPTVVRTNILIRSMGPVSELDMDYSMDCYFRQYWKDKRLSFQGPIKSLSLSIKMLERIWRPDTYFYNGKHSHIHTITVPNKLLRLDQDGGILYSMRLTIKATCPMELKNFPMDRQSCPLIFGSYGYTSQQLVYEWKGGDEAVSFVPGMTLNQFDLISMRSRNLTYARREGDFSTLHVAFNLKRHTGYFLIQVYVPCILIVVLSWVSFWIHREATSDRVGLCVTAVLTLSTISLDSRTDLPKVKYATALDWFLLMSFLYCIATLLEFAGVHYFTKVGSGEVPTISEDEWEDIEDEEIDEDIDKDIELPSMRESNESLATDVCQVQPGGFRKRNAMICPIYNDPTHIFQCPSSHASTMERTTQTEPPVLSRARQMWLCFIGDVKFRKQRERDAAVQKGMRYVNSVSLIDRIARVAFPMSFALFNLLYWVAYGMFKKDFTWPKG, from the exons TGTAATAGTCCTGGTGGGATTTTTGAAACTACATTGTCATGGCATACCAACGACTACTTGGATTTCTCTGGAACAAAACTGGACCAACAGCAACGGAATTGAAGCTTCCATCAATACCAACGACAATGAAGAAAG CTCGGAGGAGAACAAAAGAGGATATGTCGATGCTGGCACATTCCGAAAGAGACGTTTTCCTGGAGACTATTCCACTACCCAGAGGTCAACCGTATTTCAAAGCAGCCCAAATAAAAATGGAACGGATCCGATAAATATGCGCAAGCGTACCGCATCCACCGATATGCTTAGCCGTAACATTTCCATGTTATTGGAAAATCTCTTGAAAAGCTATGAACAGTCTCAGCTGCCTACACATGGCCAAG GTGTGCCTACAGTGGTACGTACCAATATACTGATACGCAGCATGGGTCCTGTGTCCGAACTGGATATGGACTATTCCATGGATTGTTATTTTCGCCAATACTGGAAAGATAAACGTCTCAGCTTTCAAGGGCCCATTAAAAGTTTGTCACTAAGCATAAAG ATGCTGGAACGAATTTGGAGACCGGATACTTATTTCTACAATGGTAAACATTCCCACATACATACCATAACGGTGCCAAATAAATTATTGCGCTTGGATCAGGATGGTGGTATTTTGTATTCCATGAG GTTAACGATTAAAGCCACTTGTCCCAtggaattaaaaaatttccccatgGATCGCCAGTCATGCCCACTCATTTTTGGTAGCT ATGGTTATACTAGTCAGCAGTTGGTTTACGAATGGAAAGGAGGCGACGAGGCTGTCTCATTTGTACCCGGCATGACTTTAAACCAGTTCGATCTGATCAGTATGAGGAGTCGAAATCTAACCTATGCCAGAAGAGAGGGAGACTTTTCAACTTTACATGTTGCCTTCAATCTTAAACGTCATACAGGATATTTTCTCATACag GTCTACGTGCCTTGCATTCTGATTGTTGTGTTGTCTTGGGTGTCATTCTGGATTCATCGCGAAGCTACCAGTGATCGTGTTGGACTTTGTGTCACTGCAGTGCTCACTTTGTCGACCATCAGCTTGGATTCGCGCACCGATTTGCCAAAGGTCAAATATGCCACAGCCTTGGACTGGTTCCTTCTGATGAGTTTCCTCTACTGCATAGCCACTTTGTTGGAGTTTGCCGGTGTTCACTATTTCACAAAGGTTGGCAGTGGCGAAGTTCCAACCATTAGCGAAGATGAATGGGAGGATATTGAAGATGAAGAGATCGATGAGGATATCGACAAGGATATTGAATTGCCCTCGATGCGAGAAAGCAATGAGTCCTTGGCAACAGATGTGTGTCAAGTTCAGCCGGGGGGATTTCGCAAACGCAATGCCATGATATGTCCAATTTACAATGATCCCACGCATATATTTCAATGTCCTTCGTCGCACGCTTCCACGATGGAGAGGACCACACAAACCGAGCCACCAGTCTTATCCAGAGCCAGACAGATGTGGTTGTGTTTTATAGGCGATGTGAAGTTTCGCAAACAAAGGGAGCGAGATGCAGCTGTGCAAAAGG GAATGCGTTACGTGAATAGCGTTTCATTGATTGATCGCATTGCCCGTGTAGCCTTCCCCATGTCCTTTGCCTTGTTCAATCTGCTCTACTGGGTGGCTTATGGCATGTTCAAAAAGGACTTTACATGGCCCAAAGGATAA